A section of the Papio anubis isolate 15944 chromosome 4, Panubis1.0, whole genome shotgun sequence genome encodes:
- the PDK4 gene encoding pyruvate dehydrogenase kinase, isozyme 4 — protein MKAARFVLRSAGSLSGAGLVPREVEHFSRYSPSPLSMKQLLDFGSENACERTSFAFLRQELPVRLANILREIDILPTQLINTSSVQLVKSWYIQSLMDLVEFHEKSPDDQKALSDFVDTLIKVRNRHHNVVPTMAQGIIEYKDACTVDPVTNQNLQYFLDRFYMNRISTRMLMNQHILIFSDSQTGNPTHIGSIDPNCDVVAVVQDAFECSRMLCDQYYLTSPELKLTQVNGKFPDQPIHIVYVPSHLHHMLFELFKNAMRATVEHQENRPSLTPIEVIVVLGKEDLTIKISDRGGGVPLRIIDRLFSYTYSTAPTPVMDNSRNAPLAGFGYGLPISRLYAKYFQGDLNLYSLSGYGTDAVIYLKALSSESIEKLPVFNMSAFKHYQMSSEADDWCIPSREPKNLAKEAAM, from the exons ATGAAGGCGGCCCGTTTCGTGCTGCGCAGCGCTGGCTCACTCAGCGGCGCCGGCCTGGTGCCCCGAGAGGTCGAGCATTTCTCGCGCTACAGCCCCTCCCCGCTGTCCATGAAGCAGCTACTGGACTTTG GTTCAGAAAACGCATGTGAAAGaacttcttttgcatttttgcGACAAGAATTGCCTGTGAGGCTCGCCAACATTCTGAGGGAAATTGATATCCTCCCGACCCAGTTAATAAATACCTCTTCAGTGCAATTAGTTAAAAGCTG GTATATACAGAGCCTGATGGATTTGGTGGAATTCCATGAGAAAAGCCCAGATGACCAGAAAGCATTATCAGA CTTTGTAGATACACTCATCAAAGTTCGAAATCGACACCATAATGTAGTCCCTACAATGGCACAAGGAATCATAGAGTATAAAGATGCCTGTACAGTTGACCCAGTCACCAATCAAAATCTTCAGTATTTCTTGGATCGATTTTACATGAACCGTATTTCTACTCGGATGCTGATGAACCAGCACA ttCTTATATTTAGTGACTCACAGACAGGAAACCCAACCCACATTGGAAGCATTGATCCTAACTGTGATGTGGTAGCAGTGGTCCAAG ATGCCTTTGAGTGTTCAAGGATGCTCTGTGATCAGTATTATTTAACATCTCCAGAATTAAAGCTCACACAAGTGAATG gaaaatTTCCCGACCAACCAATTCACATCGTGTATGTTCCTTCTCACCTCCATCATATGCTCTTTGAACTATTTAAG AATGCAATGCGGGCAACAGTTGAACACCAGGAAAATCGGCCTTCCCTTACACCAATTGAGGTGATTGTTGTCTTGGGAAAAGAAGACCTCACAATTAAG atttcAGACAGAGGAGGTGGTGTTCCCCTGAGAATTATTGACCGCCTCTTTAGTTATACATACTCCACTGCACCAACGCCTGTGATGGATAATTCCCGGAATGCTCCTTTG GCTGGTTTTGGTTACGGCTTGCCAATTTCTCGTCTCTATGCCAAGTACTTTCAAGGAGATCTGAATCTCTACTCTTTATCAGGATATGGAACAGATGCTGTCATCTACTTAAAG GCTTTGTCTTCTGAGTCTATAGAAAAACTTCCAGTCTTTAACATGTCAGCCTTCAAACATTATCAGATGAGCTCTGAGGCTGATGACTGGTGTATCCCAAGCAGGGAACCAAAGAACCTGGCAAAAGAAGCGGCCATGTGA